Proteins encoded within one genomic window of Suricata suricatta isolate VVHF042 chromosome 17, meerkat_22Aug2017_6uvM2_HiC, whole genome shotgun sequence:
- the ATP6V0A1 gene encoding V-type proton ATPase 116 kDa subunit a isoform X5, which translates to MGELFRSEEMTLAQLFLQSEAAYCCVSELGELGKVQFRDLNPDVNVFQRKFVNEVRRCEEMDRKLRFVEKEIRKANIPIMDTGENPEVPFPRDMIDLEANFEKIENELKEINTNQEALKRNFLELTELKFILRKTQQFFDEAELHHQQMADPDLLEESSSLLEPSEMGRGTPLRLGFVAGVINRERIPTFERMLWRVCRGNVFLRQAEIENPLEDPVTGDYVHKSVFIIFFQGDQLKNRVKKICEGFRASLYPCPETPQERKEMASGVNTRIDDLQMVLNQTEDHRQRVLQAAAKNIRVWFIKVRKMKAIYHTLNLCNIDVTQKCLIAEVWCPVTDLDSIQFALRRGTEHSGSTVPSILNRMQTNQTPPTYNKTNKFTYGFQNIVDAYGIGTYREINPAPYTIITFPFLFAVMFGDFGHGILMTLFAVWMVLRESRILSQKNENEMFSTVFSGRYIILLMGVFSIYTGLIYNDCFSKSLNIFGSSWSVRPMFSLYNWTDETLRGNPVLQLNPAVPGVFGGPYPFGIDPIWNIATNKLTFLNSFKMKTSVILGITHMMFGVSLSLFNHTYFKKPLNIYFGFIPEIIFMTSLFGYLVILIFYKWTAYDAHTSEKAPSLLIHFINMFLFSYGDSSNSMLYSGQKGIQCFLVVVALLCVPWMLLFKPLVLRRQYLRRKHLGTLNFGGIRVGNGPTEEDAEIIQHDQLSTHSEDAEEFDFGDTMVHQAIHTIEYCLGCISNTASYLRLWALSLAHAQLSEVLWTMVIHIGLSVKSLAGGFALFFIFAAFATLTVAILLIMEGLSAFLHALRLHWVEFQNKFYSGTGFKFLPFSFEHIREGKFDE; encoded by the exons tTAAATCCAGATGTGAACGTTTTCCAGCGGAAATTTGTGAATGAAGTTagaagatgtgaagaaatggatCGAAAGCTCC GATTTGTTgagaaagagataagaaaagCTAATATCCCAATTATGGACACTGGTGAAAACCCAGAGGTGCCCTTCCCCCGGGACATGATTGACTTAGAG gcCAATTTTGAGAagattgaaaatgaactgaaggaaATCAACACAAACCAGGAAGCTCTGAAGAGAAATTTCCTGGAACTGACTGAATTAAAATTTATACTTCGCAAAACTCAGCAGTTTTTTGATGAG GCTGAATTGCATCATCAGCAGATGGCGGATCCAGACCTGTTGGAAGAGTCTTCGTCCCTCTTGGAGCCGAGTGAGATGGGAAGAGGCACACCGTTAAGACTTGG cttcgtggctggtgtgattAACCGGGAGCGCATCCCTACTTTTGAGCGCATGCTTTGGCGGGTGTGCCGAGGGAATGTGTTCCTGCGACAGGCTGAAATCGAGAACCCCCTGGAGGATCCTGTGACT GGTGACTACGTGCACAAGTCTGTATTCATCATTTTCTTCCAAGGTGATCAGCTGAAAAACAGAGTCAAGAAAATCTGCGAGGG GTTCCGGGCCTCACTCTATCCCTGTCCTGAGACACcacaggagaggaaggaaatggcTTCTGGAGTTAATACCAGGATTGACGATCTCCAAATG GTTCTGAATCAAACAGAGGACCACCGCCAGAGGGTTCTGCAGGCGGCTGCTAAAAACATCCGTGTCTGGTTCATCAAGGTGCGCAAGATGAAGGCCATCTACCACACCCTGAATCTGTGCAACATAGACGTGACCCAGAAGTGCCTGATCGCTGAGGTCTGGTGCCCTGTCACTGACCTCGATTCCATCCAGTTTGCACTCAGAAGGGGCACG GAACACAGTGGCTCCACGGTGCCCTCTATCTTGAACAGGATGCAAACAAATCAGACTCCCCCAACCTATAACAAAACGAACAAGTTCACATACGGCTTTCAGAACATAGTAGATGCTTATGGAATCGGGACTTACCGAGAGATAAACCCag cTCCATATACCATCATCACTTTCCCTTTCCTGTTTGCTGTAATGTTTGGGGACTTTGGCCATGGCATTTTAATGACCCTCTTTGCTGTGTGGATGGTGTTAAGAGAGAGCCGGATCCTCTCCCAGAAGAACGAGAATGAG ATGTTTAGTACTGTGTTCAGCGGTCGGTACATTATTCTATTGATGGGTGTGTTTTCCATCTACACTGGCCTCATCTACAATGATTGCTTTTCCAAGTCTCTTAATATCTTTGGGTCATCGTGGAGCGTACGGCCAATGTTCTCTTTATATAATTGGAC GGATGAGACACTTCGGGGGAACCCTGTGCTGCAGTTGAATCCAGCTGTCCCTGGAGTTTTTGGTGGACCGTACCCTTTTGGCATTGATCCA ATCTGGAACATTGCTACCAATAAACTGACCTTTCTCAACTCCTTTAAAATGAAGACGTCTGTTATCCTTGGCATCACCCACATGATGTTTGGAGTCAGCCTGAGCCTCTTCAACCATAC ctATTTCAAGAAGCCCCTGAATATCTACTTTGGATTTATTCCTGAAATAATCTTCATGACCTCTTTGTTTGGCTACTTGGTTATCCTTATATTTTATAAGTGGACAGCCTATGATGCTCATACATCTGAGAAAGCGCCAAGCCTTCTGATCCATTTCATAaacatgtttctcttttcctatggTGACTCTAGTAATTCAATGCTGTATTCTGGACAG AAAGGAATTCAGTGTTTCCTGGTAGTGGTTGCGCTACTCTGTGTACCTTGGATGCTACTATTTAAACCACTGGTCCTTCGCCGTCAGTATTTGAGGAGGAAGCATTTG GGAACTCTCAACTTTGGTGGGATCAGGGTGGGCAACGGACCGACAGAGGAGGATGCTGAGATTATTCAGCATGACCAGCTCTCCACCCATTCAGAGGACGCAGAAGAG TTTGACTTCGGGGACACCATGGTCCACCAGGCCATCCACACCATCGAGTACTGCCTGGGCTGCATCTCCAACACCGCCTCTTACCTGCGGCTCTGGGCCCTCAGCCTCGCTCATGCAC AGCTGTCTGAGGTGCTTTGGACCATGGTGATCCACATCGGCCTCAGCGTGAAGAGCTTGGCAGGAGGTTTTGCACTGTTCTTCATTTTCGCCGCCTTCGCCACCCTGACTGTGGCCATCCTCCTGATCATGGAGGGCCTCTCGGCCTTCCTGCACGCGCTGCGGTTACACTG ggTCGAGTTCCAGAATAAATTCTACAGCGGAACTGGTTTCAAGTTCCTACCCTTCTCCTTCGAGCACATTCGGGAAGGGAAGTTTGACGAGTGA
- the ATP6V0A1 gene encoding V-type proton ATPase 116 kDa subunit a isoform X1: MGELFRSEEMTLAQLFLQSEAAYCCVSELGELGKVQFRDLNPDVNVFQRKFVNEVRRCEEMDRKLRFVEKEIRKANIPIMDTGENPEVPFPRDMIDLEANFEKIENELKEINTNQEALKRNFLELTELKFILRKTQQFFDEAELHHQQMADPDLLEESSSLLEPSEMGRGTPLRLGFVAGVINRERIPTFERMLWRVCRGNVFLRQAEIENPLEDPVTGDYVHKSVFIIFFQGDQLKNRVKKICEGFRASLYPCPETPQERKEMASGVNTRIDDLQMVLNQTEDHRQRVLQAAAKNIRVWFIKVRKMKAIYHTLNLCNIDVTQKCLIAEVWCPVTDLDSIQFALRRGTEHSGSTVPSILNRMQTNQTPPTYNKTNKFTYGFQNIVDAYGIGTYREINPAPYTIITFPFLFAVMFGDFGHGILMTLFAVWMVLRESRILSQKNENEMFSTVFSGRYIILLMGVFSIYTGLIYNDCFSKSLNIFGSSWSVRPMFSLYNWTDETLRGNPVLQLNPAVPGVFGGPYPFGIDPIWNIATNKLTFLNSFKMKTSVILGITHMMFGVSLSLFNHTYFKKPLNIYFGFIPEIIFMTSLFGYLVILIFYKWTAYDAHTSEKAPSLLIHFINMFLFSYGDSSNSMLYSGQKGIQCFLVVVALLCVPWMLLFKPLVLRRQYLRRKHLEGQPVEAPVSPTPSQQGLEAAAAATGTLNFGGIRVGNGPTEEDAEIIQHDQLSTHSEDAEEPTEDEVFDFGDTMVHQAIHTIEYCLGCISNTASYLRLWALSLAHAQLSEVLWTMVIHIGLSVKSLAGGFALFFIFAAFATLTVAILLIMEGLSAFLHALRLHWVEFQNKFYSGTGFKFLPFSFEHIREGKFDE, encoded by the exons tTAAATCCAGATGTGAACGTTTTCCAGCGGAAATTTGTGAATGAAGTTagaagatgtgaagaaatggatCGAAAGCTCC GATTTGTTgagaaagagataagaaaagCTAATATCCCAATTATGGACACTGGTGAAAACCCAGAGGTGCCCTTCCCCCGGGACATGATTGACTTAGAG gcCAATTTTGAGAagattgaaaatgaactgaaggaaATCAACACAAACCAGGAAGCTCTGAAGAGAAATTTCCTGGAACTGACTGAATTAAAATTTATACTTCGCAAAACTCAGCAGTTTTTTGATGAG GCTGAATTGCATCATCAGCAGATGGCGGATCCAGACCTGTTGGAAGAGTCTTCGTCCCTCTTGGAGCCGAGTGAGATGGGAAGAGGCACACCGTTAAGACTTGG cttcgtggctggtgtgattAACCGGGAGCGCATCCCTACTTTTGAGCGCATGCTTTGGCGGGTGTGCCGAGGGAATGTGTTCCTGCGACAGGCTGAAATCGAGAACCCCCTGGAGGATCCTGTGACT GGTGACTACGTGCACAAGTCTGTATTCATCATTTTCTTCCAAGGTGATCAGCTGAAAAACAGAGTCAAGAAAATCTGCGAGGG GTTCCGGGCCTCACTCTATCCCTGTCCTGAGACACcacaggagaggaaggaaatggcTTCTGGAGTTAATACCAGGATTGACGATCTCCAAATG GTTCTGAATCAAACAGAGGACCACCGCCAGAGGGTTCTGCAGGCGGCTGCTAAAAACATCCGTGTCTGGTTCATCAAGGTGCGCAAGATGAAGGCCATCTACCACACCCTGAATCTGTGCAACATAGACGTGACCCAGAAGTGCCTGATCGCTGAGGTCTGGTGCCCTGTCACTGACCTCGATTCCATCCAGTTTGCACTCAGAAGGGGCACG GAACACAGTGGCTCCACGGTGCCCTCTATCTTGAACAGGATGCAAACAAATCAGACTCCCCCAACCTATAACAAAACGAACAAGTTCACATACGGCTTTCAGAACATAGTAGATGCTTATGGAATCGGGACTTACCGAGAGATAAACCCag cTCCATATACCATCATCACTTTCCCTTTCCTGTTTGCTGTAATGTTTGGGGACTTTGGCCATGGCATTTTAATGACCCTCTTTGCTGTGTGGATGGTGTTAAGAGAGAGCCGGATCCTCTCCCAGAAGAACGAGAATGAG ATGTTTAGTACTGTGTTCAGCGGTCGGTACATTATTCTATTGATGGGTGTGTTTTCCATCTACACTGGCCTCATCTACAATGATTGCTTTTCCAAGTCTCTTAATATCTTTGGGTCATCGTGGAGCGTACGGCCAATGTTCTCTTTATATAATTGGAC GGATGAGACACTTCGGGGGAACCCTGTGCTGCAGTTGAATCCAGCTGTCCCTGGAGTTTTTGGTGGACCGTACCCTTTTGGCATTGATCCA ATCTGGAACATTGCTACCAATAAACTGACCTTTCTCAACTCCTTTAAAATGAAGACGTCTGTTATCCTTGGCATCACCCACATGATGTTTGGAGTCAGCCTGAGCCTCTTCAACCATAC ctATTTCAAGAAGCCCCTGAATATCTACTTTGGATTTATTCCTGAAATAATCTTCATGACCTCTTTGTTTGGCTACTTGGTTATCCTTATATTTTATAAGTGGACAGCCTATGATGCTCATACATCTGAGAAAGCGCCAAGCCTTCTGATCCATTTCATAaacatgtttctcttttcctatggTGACTCTAGTAATTCAATGCTGTATTCTGGACAG AAAGGAATTCAGTGTTTCCTGGTAGTGGTTGCGCTACTCTGTGTACCTTGGATGCTACTATTTAAACCACTGGTCCTTCGCCGTCAGTATTTGAGGAGGAAGCATTTG GAAGGGCAGCCTGTGGAGGCCCCAGTCAGCCCAACCCCGAGCCAGCAGGGACTAGAGGCAGCAGCGGCTGCAACA GGAACTCTCAACTTTGGTGGGATCAGGGTGGGCAACGGACCGACAGAGGAGGATGCTGAGATTATTCAGCATGACCAGCTCTCCACCCATTCAGAGGACGCAGAAGAG CCTACCGAGGACGAAGTG TTTGACTTCGGGGACACCATGGTCCACCAGGCCATCCACACCATCGAGTACTGCCTGGGCTGCATCTCCAACACCGCCTCTTACCTGCGGCTCTGGGCCCTCAGCCTCGCTCATGCAC AGCTGTCTGAGGTGCTTTGGACCATGGTGATCCACATCGGCCTCAGCGTGAAGAGCTTGGCAGGAGGTTTTGCACTGTTCTTCATTTTCGCCGCCTTCGCCACCCTGACTGTGGCCATCCTCCTGATCATGGAGGGCCTCTCGGCCTTCCTGCACGCGCTGCGGTTACACTG ggTCGAGTTCCAGAATAAATTCTACAGCGGAACTGGTTTCAAGTTCCTACCCTTCTCCTTCGAGCACATTCGGGAAGGGAAGTTTGACGAGTGA
- the ATP6V0A1 gene encoding V-type proton ATPase 116 kDa subunit a isoform X4 → MGELFRSEEMTLAQLFLQSEAAYCCVSELGELGKVQFRDLNPDVNVFQRKFVNEVRRCEEMDRKLRFVEKEIRKANIPIMDTGENPEVPFPRDMIDLEANFEKIENELKEINTNQEALKRNFLELTELKFILRKTQQFFDEAELHHQQMADPDLLEESSSLLEPSEMGRGTPLRLGFVAGVINRERIPTFERMLWRVCRGNVFLRQAEIENPLEDPVTGDYVHKSVFIIFFQGDQLKNRVKKICEGFRASLYPCPETPQERKEMASGVNTRIDDLQMVLNQTEDHRQRVLQAAAKNIRVWFIKVRKMKAIYHTLNLCNIDVTQKCLIAEVWCPVTDLDSIQFALRRGTEHSGSTVPSILNRMQTNQTPPTYNKTNKFTYGFQNIVDAYGIGTYREINPAPYTIITFPFLFAVMFGDFGHGILMTLFAVWMVLRESRILSQKNENEMFSTVFSGRYIILLMGVFSIYTGLIYNDCFSKSLNIFGSSWSVRPMFSLYNWTDETLRGNPVLQLNPAVPGVFGGPYPFGIDPIWNIATNKLTFLNSFKMKTSVILGITHMMFGVSLSLFNHTYFKKPLNIYFGFIPEIIFMTSLFGYLVILIFYKWTAYDAHTSEKAPSLLIHFINMFLFSYGDSSNSMLYSGQKGIQCFLVVVALLCVPWMLLFKPLVLRRQYLRRKHLGTLNFGGIRVGNGPTEEDAEIIQHDQLSTHSEDAEEPTEDEVFDFGDTMVHQAIHTIEYCLGCISNTASYLRLWALSLAHAQLSEVLWTMVIHIGLSVKSLAGGFALFFIFAAFATLTVAILLIMEGLSAFLHALRLHWVEFQNKFYSGTGFKFLPFSFEHIREGKFDE, encoded by the exons tTAAATCCAGATGTGAACGTTTTCCAGCGGAAATTTGTGAATGAAGTTagaagatgtgaagaaatggatCGAAAGCTCC GATTTGTTgagaaagagataagaaaagCTAATATCCCAATTATGGACACTGGTGAAAACCCAGAGGTGCCCTTCCCCCGGGACATGATTGACTTAGAG gcCAATTTTGAGAagattgaaaatgaactgaaggaaATCAACACAAACCAGGAAGCTCTGAAGAGAAATTTCCTGGAACTGACTGAATTAAAATTTATACTTCGCAAAACTCAGCAGTTTTTTGATGAG GCTGAATTGCATCATCAGCAGATGGCGGATCCAGACCTGTTGGAAGAGTCTTCGTCCCTCTTGGAGCCGAGTGAGATGGGAAGAGGCACACCGTTAAGACTTGG cttcgtggctggtgtgattAACCGGGAGCGCATCCCTACTTTTGAGCGCATGCTTTGGCGGGTGTGCCGAGGGAATGTGTTCCTGCGACAGGCTGAAATCGAGAACCCCCTGGAGGATCCTGTGACT GGTGACTACGTGCACAAGTCTGTATTCATCATTTTCTTCCAAGGTGATCAGCTGAAAAACAGAGTCAAGAAAATCTGCGAGGG GTTCCGGGCCTCACTCTATCCCTGTCCTGAGACACcacaggagaggaaggaaatggcTTCTGGAGTTAATACCAGGATTGACGATCTCCAAATG GTTCTGAATCAAACAGAGGACCACCGCCAGAGGGTTCTGCAGGCGGCTGCTAAAAACATCCGTGTCTGGTTCATCAAGGTGCGCAAGATGAAGGCCATCTACCACACCCTGAATCTGTGCAACATAGACGTGACCCAGAAGTGCCTGATCGCTGAGGTCTGGTGCCCTGTCACTGACCTCGATTCCATCCAGTTTGCACTCAGAAGGGGCACG GAACACAGTGGCTCCACGGTGCCCTCTATCTTGAACAGGATGCAAACAAATCAGACTCCCCCAACCTATAACAAAACGAACAAGTTCACATACGGCTTTCAGAACATAGTAGATGCTTATGGAATCGGGACTTACCGAGAGATAAACCCag cTCCATATACCATCATCACTTTCCCTTTCCTGTTTGCTGTAATGTTTGGGGACTTTGGCCATGGCATTTTAATGACCCTCTTTGCTGTGTGGATGGTGTTAAGAGAGAGCCGGATCCTCTCCCAGAAGAACGAGAATGAG ATGTTTAGTACTGTGTTCAGCGGTCGGTACATTATTCTATTGATGGGTGTGTTTTCCATCTACACTGGCCTCATCTACAATGATTGCTTTTCCAAGTCTCTTAATATCTTTGGGTCATCGTGGAGCGTACGGCCAATGTTCTCTTTATATAATTGGAC GGATGAGACACTTCGGGGGAACCCTGTGCTGCAGTTGAATCCAGCTGTCCCTGGAGTTTTTGGTGGACCGTACCCTTTTGGCATTGATCCA ATCTGGAACATTGCTACCAATAAACTGACCTTTCTCAACTCCTTTAAAATGAAGACGTCTGTTATCCTTGGCATCACCCACATGATGTTTGGAGTCAGCCTGAGCCTCTTCAACCATAC ctATTTCAAGAAGCCCCTGAATATCTACTTTGGATTTATTCCTGAAATAATCTTCATGACCTCTTTGTTTGGCTACTTGGTTATCCTTATATTTTATAAGTGGACAGCCTATGATGCTCATACATCTGAGAAAGCGCCAAGCCTTCTGATCCATTTCATAaacatgtttctcttttcctatggTGACTCTAGTAATTCAATGCTGTATTCTGGACAG AAAGGAATTCAGTGTTTCCTGGTAGTGGTTGCGCTACTCTGTGTACCTTGGATGCTACTATTTAAACCACTGGTCCTTCGCCGTCAGTATTTGAGGAGGAAGCATTTG GGAACTCTCAACTTTGGTGGGATCAGGGTGGGCAACGGACCGACAGAGGAGGATGCTGAGATTATTCAGCATGACCAGCTCTCCACCCATTCAGAGGACGCAGAAGAG CCTACCGAGGACGAAGTG TTTGACTTCGGGGACACCATGGTCCACCAGGCCATCCACACCATCGAGTACTGCCTGGGCTGCATCTCCAACACCGCCTCTTACCTGCGGCTCTGGGCCCTCAGCCTCGCTCATGCAC AGCTGTCTGAGGTGCTTTGGACCATGGTGATCCACATCGGCCTCAGCGTGAAGAGCTTGGCAGGAGGTTTTGCACTGTTCTTCATTTTCGCCGCCTTCGCCACCCTGACTGTGGCCATCCTCCTGATCATGGAGGGCCTCTCGGCCTTCCTGCACGCGCTGCGGTTACACTG ggTCGAGTTCCAGAATAAATTCTACAGCGGAACTGGTTTCAAGTTCCTACCCTTCTCCTTCGAGCACATTCGGGAAGGGAAGTTTGACGAGTGA
- the ATP6V0A1 gene encoding V-type proton ATPase 116 kDa subunit a isoform X2 translates to MGELFRSEEMTLAQLFLQSEAAYCCVSELGELGKVQFRDLNPDVNVFQRKFVNEVRRCEEMDRKLRFVEKEIRKANIPIMDTGENPEVPFPRDMIDLEANFEKIENELKEINTNQEALKRNFLELTELKFILRKTQQFFDEAELHHQQMADPDLLEESSSLLEPSEMGRGTPLRLGFVAGVINRERIPTFERMLWRVCRGNVFLRQAEIENPLEDPVTGDYVHKSVFIIFFQGDQLKNRVKKICEGFRASLYPCPETPQERKEMASGVNTRIDDLQMVLNQTEDHRQRVLQAAAKNIRVWFIKVRKMKAIYHTLNLCNIDVTQKCLIAEVWCPVTDLDSIQFALRRGTEHSGSTVPSILNRMQTNQTPPTYNKTNKFTYGFQNIVDAYGIGTYREINPAPYTIITFPFLFAVMFGDFGHGILMTLFAVWMVLRESRILSQKNENEMFSTVFSGRYIILLMGVFSIYTGLIYNDCFSKSLNIFGSSWSVRPMFSLYNWTDETLRGNPVLQLNPAVPGVFGGPYPFGIDPIWNIATNKLTFLNSFKMKTSVILGITHMMFGVSLSLFNHTYFKKPLNIYFGFIPEIIFMTSLFGYLVILIFYKWTAYDAHTSEKAPSLLIHFINMFLFSYGDSSNSMLYSGQKGIQCFLVVVALLCVPWMLLFKPLVLRRQYLRRKHLEGQPVEAPVSPTPSQQGLEAAAAATGTLNFGGIRVGNGPTEEDAEIIQHDQLSTHSEDAEEFDFGDTMVHQAIHTIEYCLGCISNTASYLRLWALSLAHAQLSEVLWTMVIHIGLSVKSLAGGFALFFIFAAFATLTVAILLIMEGLSAFLHALRLHWVEFQNKFYSGTGFKFLPFSFEHIREGKFDE, encoded by the exons tTAAATCCAGATGTGAACGTTTTCCAGCGGAAATTTGTGAATGAAGTTagaagatgtgaagaaatggatCGAAAGCTCC GATTTGTTgagaaagagataagaaaagCTAATATCCCAATTATGGACACTGGTGAAAACCCAGAGGTGCCCTTCCCCCGGGACATGATTGACTTAGAG gcCAATTTTGAGAagattgaaaatgaactgaaggaaATCAACACAAACCAGGAAGCTCTGAAGAGAAATTTCCTGGAACTGACTGAATTAAAATTTATACTTCGCAAAACTCAGCAGTTTTTTGATGAG GCTGAATTGCATCATCAGCAGATGGCGGATCCAGACCTGTTGGAAGAGTCTTCGTCCCTCTTGGAGCCGAGTGAGATGGGAAGAGGCACACCGTTAAGACTTGG cttcgtggctggtgtgattAACCGGGAGCGCATCCCTACTTTTGAGCGCATGCTTTGGCGGGTGTGCCGAGGGAATGTGTTCCTGCGACAGGCTGAAATCGAGAACCCCCTGGAGGATCCTGTGACT GGTGACTACGTGCACAAGTCTGTATTCATCATTTTCTTCCAAGGTGATCAGCTGAAAAACAGAGTCAAGAAAATCTGCGAGGG GTTCCGGGCCTCACTCTATCCCTGTCCTGAGACACcacaggagaggaaggaaatggcTTCTGGAGTTAATACCAGGATTGACGATCTCCAAATG GTTCTGAATCAAACAGAGGACCACCGCCAGAGGGTTCTGCAGGCGGCTGCTAAAAACATCCGTGTCTGGTTCATCAAGGTGCGCAAGATGAAGGCCATCTACCACACCCTGAATCTGTGCAACATAGACGTGACCCAGAAGTGCCTGATCGCTGAGGTCTGGTGCCCTGTCACTGACCTCGATTCCATCCAGTTTGCACTCAGAAGGGGCACG GAACACAGTGGCTCCACGGTGCCCTCTATCTTGAACAGGATGCAAACAAATCAGACTCCCCCAACCTATAACAAAACGAACAAGTTCACATACGGCTTTCAGAACATAGTAGATGCTTATGGAATCGGGACTTACCGAGAGATAAACCCag cTCCATATACCATCATCACTTTCCCTTTCCTGTTTGCTGTAATGTTTGGGGACTTTGGCCATGGCATTTTAATGACCCTCTTTGCTGTGTGGATGGTGTTAAGAGAGAGCCGGATCCTCTCCCAGAAGAACGAGAATGAG ATGTTTAGTACTGTGTTCAGCGGTCGGTACATTATTCTATTGATGGGTGTGTTTTCCATCTACACTGGCCTCATCTACAATGATTGCTTTTCCAAGTCTCTTAATATCTTTGGGTCATCGTGGAGCGTACGGCCAATGTTCTCTTTATATAATTGGAC GGATGAGACACTTCGGGGGAACCCTGTGCTGCAGTTGAATCCAGCTGTCCCTGGAGTTTTTGGTGGACCGTACCCTTTTGGCATTGATCCA ATCTGGAACATTGCTACCAATAAACTGACCTTTCTCAACTCCTTTAAAATGAAGACGTCTGTTATCCTTGGCATCACCCACATGATGTTTGGAGTCAGCCTGAGCCTCTTCAACCATAC ctATTTCAAGAAGCCCCTGAATATCTACTTTGGATTTATTCCTGAAATAATCTTCATGACCTCTTTGTTTGGCTACTTGGTTATCCTTATATTTTATAAGTGGACAGCCTATGATGCTCATACATCTGAGAAAGCGCCAAGCCTTCTGATCCATTTCATAaacatgtttctcttttcctatggTGACTCTAGTAATTCAATGCTGTATTCTGGACAG AAAGGAATTCAGTGTTTCCTGGTAGTGGTTGCGCTACTCTGTGTACCTTGGATGCTACTATTTAAACCACTGGTCCTTCGCCGTCAGTATTTGAGGAGGAAGCATTTG GAAGGGCAGCCTGTGGAGGCCCCAGTCAGCCCAACCCCGAGCCAGCAGGGACTAGAGGCAGCAGCGGCTGCAACA GGAACTCTCAACTTTGGTGGGATCAGGGTGGGCAACGGACCGACAGAGGAGGATGCTGAGATTATTCAGCATGACCAGCTCTCCACCCATTCAGAGGACGCAGAAGAG TTTGACTTCGGGGACACCATGGTCCACCAGGCCATCCACACCATCGAGTACTGCCTGGGCTGCATCTCCAACACCGCCTCTTACCTGCGGCTCTGGGCCCTCAGCCTCGCTCATGCAC AGCTGTCTGAGGTGCTTTGGACCATGGTGATCCACATCGGCCTCAGCGTGAAGAGCTTGGCAGGAGGTTTTGCACTGTTCTTCATTTTCGCCGCCTTCGCCACCCTGACTGTGGCCATCCTCCTGATCATGGAGGGCCTCTCGGCCTTCCTGCACGCGCTGCGGTTACACTG ggTCGAGTTCCAGAATAAATTCTACAGCGGAACTGGTTTCAAGTTCCTACCCTTCTCCTTCGAGCACATTCGGGAAGGGAAGTTTGACGAGTGA